From one Agathobaculum sp. NTUH-O15-33 genomic stretch:
- a CDS encoding DNA-formamidopyrimidine glycosylase family protein translates to MLEYPEVTARAEELRAHVAGKRIKSVLPPTKPHKFCWFSGEAADYEKKLAGSTVAGAEGFGIFVELVFDNGQRLCINDGVNVRLVDSGDKIKDWQLFLSFEDGAALVFTVAMYGGIYLHTGEYDDPYYLKSRKALAPGDEGFAAYYRRLLEESKPNLSAKALLATEQRFPGIGNGVAQDILFQAGIHPKRKLGTLTGPDRERLLESIRSVLAEMAAKGGRDTEKNIFGQKGGYQTRMSKNALAGGCPKCGGPITKEAYLGGSVYYCAACQPQDQ, encoded by the coding sequence ATGCTGGAATATCCCGAAGTAACGGCGCGGGCGGAAGAGCTGCGCGCGCATGTGGCAGGCAAGCGGATCAAGTCGGTGCTGCCGCCGACAAAGCCGCATAAATTTTGTTGGTTTAGCGGAGAAGCGGCGGATTATGAAAAAAAGCTTGCGGGAAGCACGGTTGCCGGCGCGGAGGGCTTCGGCATTTTTGTAGAGCTTGTTTTTGACAACGGGCAGCGGCTTTGCATCAACGACGGGGTGAACGTGCGCCTTGTGGACAGTGGGGATAAAATAAAGGACTGGCAGCTTTTCCTTTCATTTGAGGATGGCGCGGCGCTGGTGTTCACGGTGGCGATGTATGGCGGCATCTACTTGCACACGGGCGAGTACGACGATCCGTATTACCTGAAAAGCAGAAAGGCGCTCGCGCCGGGGGACGAAGGCTTTGCCGCGTACTACCGGCGGCTGCTGGAAGAGAGCAAGCCGAATTTAAGCGCCAAGGCGCTGCTTGCGACCGAGCAGCGCTTCCCCGGTATCGGCAACGGCGTGGCGCAGGATATCTTGTTTCAGGCGGGCATTCACCCCAAGCGCAAGCTGGGCACGCTGACCGGGCCGGACCGCGAGCGGCTGCTGGAAAGCATCCGCTCTGTTTTGGCGGAAATGGCGGCAAAGGGCGGGCGCGATACGGAAAAGAACATTTTTGGACAAAAGGGCGGCTATCAGACCCGCATGAGCAAAAACGCGCTTGCGGGCGGCTGCCCAAAATGCGGCGGCCCGATTACGAAGGAAGCGTATCTTGGCGGTTCGGTGTATTATTGCGCCGCGTGTCAACCGCAAGATCAGTAA
- a CDS encoding putative ABC transporter permease yields MGVEMLWRGKTHWTMGVLGGLCFVLIGLLNETRGKRPPLLLQMIEGAFIVTALELAVGLIVNTHLGWNVWDYSDMPFNFLGQITPQFTFAWFFLSAAAVWLEDRTHVVLRDARDEAEKLLKK; encoded by the coding sequence ATGGGCGTGGAGATGCTGTGGCGTGGCAAAACACACTGGACAATGGGTGTTTTGGGCGGCTTGTGCTTCGTTTTGATCGGGCTTTTAAACGAAACGCGCGGCAAGCGCCCGCCGCTATTGCTGCAAATGATAGAAGGGGCGTTCATCGTCACGGCGCTGGAGCTTGCGGTCGGGCTGATTGTGAACACGCATTTGGGCTGGAACGTATGGGATTACAGCGATATGCCGTTTAACTTTCTCGGCCAGATCACGCCGCAATTCACCTTTGCGTGGTTCTTTTTAAGCGCAGCCGCCGTTTGGTTGGAGGACCGCACGCACGTCGTTTTGCGCGACGCGCGTGACGAAGCGGAAAAGTTGCTGAAAAAATAA